GCCACCAATCCCGAATACCGTCTCAGCGCTGCGCGTTCGTAGTCCGATTGCGAGTGATATGCCAGACCAAGCGAGGCCGAAGAACGCAATTATGAAGAGAATCAGAGCAATTCCACCCACCCCGGTCGCGACGTTGAACCCGAGGATGAATGCAAGCACGAGGATGATTGCCGATTGGATAAGCACTCTGAACGCATCCGTGACAAGCCTCCCAAGCAGAATTGCTGACCGGTTGACCGGGGTCACCAGAATCTTCTGCAGCATACCTGAGTTGAGTTCATCAACTATCGACGTACCCGACTGAAGCGCACTGCTGAACCCGTTCTGAAGCAATATTCCAGGAGTGGCAAATGCGAGATAAGAAACACCAGGCGCCAGGCCGAAGGCAGCTAGCGGAAACTTCGAGAATAGCTGTGTGAAAAGAACTAAGAAGATTATGGGCTGGAGAAGGGAGAAGAAGAGCAGGATGGGATTCCTAATGAGCTTCTTCAAGGCCCGAATGAAGAGATAGTAGGTGTCTGAGAATAGGCTCATTGTCTCACTGGCCTTCTGGCTGCCCCGAACCTAGCGCGGGTAGTCTGTTTCGTGTTCAATTCTTCCGTCCTGATCCTCCTTCCTGTGTGCTGCAGAAACACGTCGTCTAATGTAGGGGACGCGAAATTTACTGACGAGAGGTGAATATTGTTCGCGTCAAACGTCCTAACGATGTCGGCTATTATGAGGCTCGCGTTCTTCGCGTACACCGTGAGCCCGCCGTCTGAATCGAGAATCTTGCTTATCCCTTGGAGTCCCCCCAGGACCTTCCTCGCCTTCTCCTTGGTCTCCGAGGCCGCACTTCCGTTCTCGAGGGTCATCGTGATCGAGTCCGCCCCGACCTCGCGCTTCAATGATTCGGGGGTCCCGCTGGCGACTATCTTTCCCTGGTCCACAATGTAGAGCCTTTGGCAGAGTTTGTCTGCTTCCTCCATGTACTGAGTGGTGAGGAAGATTGTGATTCCCTCCTCTCTGTTGAGTTTGGACAGGTATTCCCAAATCGCGGCCCTCGATTGTGGGTCAAGACCTGTGGTCGGTTCGTCCAGGAAAAGCACCTTTGGCTTGTGAACTAGAGCCGATGCGAGGTCCAATCTCTTCTTCATGCCCCCTGAATAATGACCTGCACTCCTGTCTGCGGCATCCGCGATGCCTACTAGATTCATGAGTTCGACCACTCGATTCTCCAGGTCCTTTCCCCCCATCTGATGGAGATGTCCCTGGAGCATCATGTTCTCCCTCCCGGTAAGATCAGGGTCGACCACCGTCTCTTGACTCTGAACACCGATTAGCTTCCTTATCTCGTTACCATGCTTCTCAACGTCAAACCCCGCAACGGTCACCTTGCCTGATGTCTTCTTGAGGAGCGTCGTAAGCACCTTTATCGTAGTACTCTTGCCCGCGCCGTTCGGGCCCAGGAAACCGAAGAATTCCCCTTCGTTGACTTCGAAGGATATTCCGTCGACGGCTTTGGTCCCGTCTGAGTAGATCTCAACCAGGTCTTCGACCTTGATAGTCTCGGCCATTCGAGGGCGCAGACCGAAGAACCGATATAAACATATCGAATACTATACTGATATGTATATCGTATAGCGATAGCTTAAAAAGAGGTCATGGAGTCCCCGGCTGTCACAGTGGCAGCCCCCAGCTCAAGACATTGGAAACATCCGCAGGCGATTCCAAGGGGTTTCCTTCGGGTGTATATCCTCACTGCGCTTTCGAGGTCCCCGATGACCGGCTACGACATCATGCAGCGGATTGAGGAGAAAACCGAGGGGGTTTGGCGTCCAGGACCGGGGACCATCTACCCTCTTCTCAAGAGCCTAGTGCGCGAGAAGCTAGTCACGCACTCACAAAGGTCGAAGAAGACCTCCCGCATCGCCTATACAATTACTGATGCAGGCCGGGGTGAACTCCTAGCGATGAGGGCGGAAATGGCATCGTTCGGTGGAAAGGAAAGGGCGGTAATGAGGCTGGTTTCTGACCTCATGGAAGGCAGGACCCTTGTGACTCTATTCCTGAACCGCAGCAGGGACGGTGCAGAGTTCCTCCGGTCGAAAATTCTGGAGCTCCCGGAGCCTGAAAGGACGGCGGCCCTAAGGGACCTTCGAACGATAACTGAGAACCAAATGGACTGGATCAACGCGAACCTGGAGAAGCGACTCGTCGCTCCAGCGCGGGCAAAGGCTGTCCGCTAAGCTTAGATTGAATCAGTCAGGTGACGTTGCCCTATGAGGAGGACAAAGATCATCTGCACCGTAGGACCTTCGAGCAGCTCAGTGAGGATTATCCGTCGCCTTGTCCCCATTGTTGACGTCTTCAGAATCAACTTCTCTCACGGTGACACCAAGAGCCACCTCCGCGACCTAAGCACCATCAGGGGGGAGGCACGAAGGGCGGGCAGGACGGTAGCCATCCTTCAGGACCTGCCAGGCCCCAAAATCAGAGTCGGCAAGATGGCGAATGGAGCAGCGGAACTTACGCGGGGCAGTGAGTTTCTACTGTCCTCTTCAGAAGTCGTCGGAGATTCGACGCGGGTGAGCATCAACTATCCGAACCTCCTGGATTCTGTGGAGAAGGGAAACCTCCTCCACCTAGCTGACGGGCTCATCAGGCTGAGGGTCGACGGGAAGGATAAGGATGGGGTCCTTTGCACGGTACTCGCTGGAGGAATCCTAAGCTCTGGGAAGGGGGTCAATGCGCCCGGCGTAAGGATGAACGTGGACTATCCAACAGCCGCAGACTCCGCTCATCTGAGGTTCGGACTCAAGCACAGCGTCGATTTCATAGCCGCATCTTTCGTAAGGTCCCCAACCGACCTAAAGGCCCTGAGAAGACACCTGCCTCAGAGAGGACCAATGCTTGTGGCAAAGATAGAGAAGCGTGAGGCAGTCCGCAACTTCGACGCGATCCTTTCGGAAGCTGACGGCATAATGGTCGCGAGGGGAGACATGGGCATCGAGGTCCCGATCGAAAAGGTGCCTGCCATCCAGAAGGAAATCATCGGGAAGTGTAATCGCGTGGGAAAACCCGTCATAGTCGCCACTCAGATGCTCGTCAGCATGGTAAACTACCCCGTCCCTAGCCGTGCCGAAGTCACGGACGTCGCGACCGCGGTGCTTGACGGCACCGACGCAGTGATGCTTTCAGACGAGACGGCGGTCGGGAAATATCCCGTGGAGTCGGCCAAGATGCTCGACAGGATCGCCCGCTCCGCCGAGAAGATGCCCCAAGCCGTACCGACGTCACGCACAGAAGCCGAGACAGGGGACACGGCTGAGGCCATAGGCCGCGCTGCCTGCAGGCTCGCTGACTACGTGGGCGCGAAGGCGATCGTGGCTCCCACCCAGACGGGTTCCACGGCCCGGAGGGTCGCCATGTACAGGCCCAGGCAGCCGATAGTGGCACTCTGTACGGAATTGAGAATCGTCAGGCAGATGAAGTTGTACCGGGGCGTGGTTCCGGTAGTGGTGCAGCAAGCGAAGACGACGGATTGGCTCTTCTCGAAGGCAGACCAGGCCGCAGAAAGGCTCGGGTTCGCCAAGAAGGGAGAGCGGATAGTGGTCACCTCGGGGACCCCAGGGATGAAGGGCACCACGAACGTGATCAAAGTCTCGACTGTCGGAAGCCGGGCGTAGTAAGCACCTGACTACCTATTCTACGAAGTCCATCAGAGTGGGGCTCTTCGCCCGCCTCTTCCTCGTGGGCTTCTCGCTGGCCTCCCTGACAAGCTCCTTCATCCTGCTCTCTTTGGACAGGCTGCTGTAGTAGTAGCTCTCGTCGACGGTGCCTTCGGCCAGAAGTATGACCACCCTGCCCTCGGTGGTTCTACCCGTCCTGCCGCGCCGCTGGATGTACCTGATCTCCGATGGAACGGCCTCGTAGAAGACCACAAGGTCGACGTCAGGGACGTGCAACCCTTCTTCACCGATGCTGCTGCTGACGAGGATCTTGAAGTCTCCAAGGGTGAACCTCTCCAACGCCCGTGTCTGTGTCCCCTGGTCCATCCCCTCGCTCCCCTCCCTGTCAGACTGCCCTACGAACCTCTGCGCGACCCGCCCATCTCGGCCCAGGGCCCGAATGATGTCTTCTATCGTATCTCGATATTGAGTGAAGACTATGACCTTGGAATCTGGCCTCCTGGCAAACTGACCCTTTACCACGTCGAGCATCACGCTCACCTTGGGGTGCTCGACCGCCTTCAGCGCCTCGGCTTCTTCCTCGATCTTCAGCCACCTTGGGTCCTTCAACAGGGACTTCGTCGACTTGCCTGTGTCCGTCCTCTCCCTGAGCTTCCTGAGATACCTGGCAAGCGATGGCGCCCCCTGGGTTTCTATCATCTCTAGCGCGTGCAATATGACTACGGCCTGAGACTGGTTCATGATTGCCCCGAAGATGTACCCCTTCTGGCCTCCCTGGGCCGACTTGAGCCTGGCGGAGATGGTCATCCTCGCCGCAAGCAAGGCCTTCTTCGACACTCTGTTCGACCTGAGGAAACCCCCCGACAGCAGCTTCTTCACCCTCTCGTTGTAGAGCTCCCTAAGCCTGAGGGTCACGTCGTAGTACTCGTCAGGCACCTTTACCTTGATAGCCTCGATATTCGTCTGCTCAACGTACTCCTTCACATCATCACTCTCTTCGCTCCTCGCCTCGATGCGGTCGATGAAGAGGCTCCTCCGGATCTCGTTCACCCTTTCCTTCGAGGACCCTGGAGACGCGGTCAGTCCAAGAATCAGTGGATGCTCCGCGCGCTCAAGGTACGCCTCAGCCAACTTTGTGTAGGTGTAGTCCTTCACGCTCCTGTGCGCCTCGTCGAAGACCGCAAGGGCGACATCTGTGAGCGACACCCTTCCGTGCTTGACGTCGTTGTAGACGGTCTGGGGCGTAGCAAAGATCAGTCGTGCCGTCAGCCAAAGTCCTTCCCTTTCCCCCGGGTCCACTGTTCCGGTCAGAACGACGAACGACTCCTGAGGGAGGTTCAACTGCTTCCTGAAGCTCTCGAAGTGCTGGATGACCAGGGGCCTCGTCGGAGCCAGGACCATCACCTTCGACTTCGGGAACTTCTGTAGTATCTCCGAAGCCACCATGATCGCGACCATCGTCTTGCCGAGCCCTGTGGGAAGCACGACCAGGGTGTTCGAAGATGCAGCGTTCTCGGCTATCCTCTTCTGGTATTCACGGGCCTCGAATTCCTTTGAGAGCAATTCCGGATGACCTTCCGACCTTAGCCTAGCCCACGCGCTAAAAGTCTTCTCGGGCCGAGGAGGCCCCGGACCGGTCTTTGGGAAGGTCGAGCACTTTCCTTATAGACGGCATCCTCAACGCCATTGCGAATGGTGCTGGCAACTTGAGAGCGAG
This sequence is a window from Nitrososphaerota archaeon. Protein-coding genes within it:
- a CDS encoding ABC transporter permease — its product is MSLFSDTYYLFIRALKKLIRNPILLFFSLLQPIIFLVLFTQLFSKFPLAAFGLAPGVSYLAFATPGILLQNGFSSALQSGTSIVDELNSGMLQKILVTPVNRSAILLGRLVTDAFRVLIQSAIILVLAFILGFNVATGVGGIALILFIIAFFGLAWSGISLAIGLRTRSAETVFGIGGFLTFPLLFMSTALVPTKAIPDWMASVSRVNPISISVNAIRDLSLPNSVVGGDIVWALAVITGIAIVTLGATLYLFRKVVT
- a CDS encoding ATP-binding cassette domain-containing protein translates to MAETIKVEDLVEIYSDGTKAVDGISFEVNEGEFFGFLGPNGAGKSTTIKVLTTLLKKTSGKVTVAGFDVEKHGNEIRKLIGVQSQETVVDPDLTGRENMMLQGHLHQMGGKDLENRVVELMNLVGIADAADRSAGHYSGGMKKRLDLASALVHKPKVLFLDEPTTGLDPQSRAAIWEYLSKLNREEGITIFLTTQYMEEADKLCQRLYIVDQGKIVASGTPESLKREVGADSITMTLENGSAASETKEKARKVLGGLQGISKILDSDGGLTVYAKNASLIIADIVRTFDANNIHLSSVNFASPTLDDVFLQHTGRRIRTEELNTKQTTRARFGAARRPVRQ
- a CDS encoding PadR family transcriptional regulator: MAAPSSRHWKHPQAIPRGFLRVYILTALSRSPMTGYDIMQRIEEKTEGVWRPGPGTIYPLLKSLVREKLVTHSQRSKKTSRIAYTITDAGRGELLAMRAEMASFGGKERAVMRLVSDLMEGRTLVTLFLNRSRDGAEFLRSKILELPEPERTAALRDLRTITENQMDWINANLEKRLVAPARAKAVR
- a CDS encoding DEAD/DEAH box helicase family protein yields the protein MLSKEFEAREYQKRIAENAASSNTLVVLPTGLGKTMVAIMVASEILQKFPKSKVMVLAPTRPLVIQHFESFRKQLNLPQESFVVLTGTVDPGEREGLWLTARLIFATPQTVYNDVKHGRVSLTDVALAVFDEAHRSVKDYTYTKLAEAYLERAEHPLILGLTASPGSSKERVNEIRRSLFIDRIEARSEESDDVKEYVEQTNIEAIKVKVPDEYYDVTLRLRELYNERVKKLLSGGFLRSNRVSKKALLAARMTISARLKSAQGGQKGYIFGAIMNQSQAVVILHALEMIETQGAPSLARYLRKLRERTDTGKSTKSLLKDPRWLKIEEEAEALKAVEHPKVSVMLDVVKGQFARRPDSKVIVFTQYRDTIEDIIRALGRDGRVAQRFVGQSDREGSEGMDQGTQTRALERFTLGDFKILVSSSIGEEGLHVPDVDLVVFYEAVPSEIRYIQRRGRTGRTTEGRVVILLAEGTVDESYYYSSLSKESRMKELVREASEKPTRKRRAKSPTLMDFVE
- the pyk gene encoding pyruvate kinase, with the protein product MRRTKIICTVGPSSSSVRIIRRLVPIVDVFRINFSHGDTKSHLRDLSTIRGEARRAGRTVAILQDLPGPKIRVGKMANGAAELTRGSEFLLSSSEVVGDSTRVSINYPNLLDSVEKGNLLHLADGLIRLRVDGKDKDGVLCTVLAGGILSSGKGVNAPGVRMNVDYPTAADSAHLRFGLKHSVDFIAASFVRSPTDLKALRRHLPQRGPMLVAKIEKREAVRNFDAILSEADGIMVARGDMGIEVPIEKVPAIQKEIIGKCNRVGKPVIVATQMLVSMVNYPVPSRAEVTDVATAVLDGTDAVMLSDETAVGKYPVESAKMLDRIARSAEKMPQAVPTSRTEAETGDTAEAIGRAACRLADYVGAKAIVAPTQTGSTARRVAMYRPRQPIVALCTELRIVRQMKLYRGVVPVVVQQAKTTDWLFSKADQAAERLGFAKKGERIVVTSGTPGMKGTTNVIKVSTVGSRA